AGCGTAGGCGGGGGTATGGCGCCACGGACTCGGGAGTTCCATGCGCTGGGGGAGGATCGGTCCGTGAGGACGGTGCTGGCGTTCCTCGTGCTTCGTGCGACGCGAGATTCTTCGCATGGGGCTGGTGACGGCGGCAGCTGAAGGCGACGGGGGCGCGGCGTCAGCCTCGTCCCCCTTGTCGTCATGGCTCGTCGGCCATGTTTTCGAGTTGGCCTTCGGCGATCTCGCGGTAGTGCGGCACCACTTCGACGGCAAGGACCTCCCGCAGTTCCTGGCGGGCCCTGTCGAAGTCGCCAGCCAGCCGGAAGCGCTTCGCCCGATGGAGCGCATCCATGAGTCTGTCCGAGCCCTCCTTGATGCGCCTCGCGAATTCCAGCACGAGCGCTTCGGCCGTCGCGGCGCTGGCGAGGGCGGATGCTGTGTCCGCCTTGCTCATGCCCACTTCGGAGGCGGTGCGCTCCAGCAGTGCCCGCACGTCATCCGTGAGCGTCAGGCGTTCACCGTTTCGCACGCGGCGCGCGAGGTCTCGAACCGGTGCCCAGTCAAGTCCGTCGGGCATGTCTACTTCCCCTTCTTCT
The genomic region above belongs to Myxococcus stipitatus and contains:
- a CDS encoding DUSAM domain-containing protein, which translates into the protein MPDGLDWAPVRDLARRVRNGERLTLTDDVRALLERTASEVGMSKADTASALASAATAEALVLEFARRIKEGSDRLMDALHRAKRFRLAGDFDRARQELREVLAVEVVPHYREIAEGQLENMADEP